From one Rhopalosiphum padi isolate XX-2018 chromosome 2, ASM2088224v1, whole genome shotgun sequence genomic stretch:
- the LOC132922022 gene encoding uncharacterized protein LOC132922022: MRTSRICLILLSILVVQISSEDTELDKVINKITASTVKIAETPYTALLAEIRAHPDVNNFLKDYSRKINQVMDQTQKDLFSLIPQDEKSAIKRVIDFTSHSMSSAFWNTVKGVTSVTNTSFDTLPDDIKTKLLGLGNDINDFLKKLKAANDNGLKKSK, translated from the exons ATGAGGACTTCACGTATTTGTTTAATCTTGCTATCGATATTGGTAGTTCag ATTTCATCTGAAGATACTGAACTAGATAAAGTAATAAACAAGATTACAGCATCTACAGTCAAAATAGCAGAAACACCTTACACGGCTTTATTAGCCGAAATACGAGCACATCCAGATGTAAATAATTTCTTGAAAGACTATTCGCGTAAAATAAACCAGGTTATGGACCAAACCCAaaag gatttatttaGTTTGATACCACAAGATGAGAAATCCGCAATCAAAAGAGTTATTGACTTCACGTCACATTCTATGTCGTCAGCATTTTGGAATACAGTAAAAGGTGTAACTTCTGTAACGAACACGTCTTTCGATACATTACCGGATGATATTAAAACCAAATTACTTGGATTAGGAAacgatattaatgattttttaaagaaaCTAAAA GCTGCCAATGACAAtggattaaa
- the LOC132922021 gene encoding LOW QUALITY PROTEIN: uncharacterized protein LOC132922021 (The sequence of the model RefSeq protein was modified relative to this genomic sequence to represent the inferred CDS: deleted 1 base in 1 codon), giving the protein MESVLWLALISAGCLASVAAGPVSRQSTFVELDAQLLERIEQTTEEIARNSTREFVDHEIQAMIDLFIGNLNITIVDLQQYSSLRNSSNFDDTQMKDFQKKGLIMYENTAITIDYVVYKIGVLTKSIEELEQLEKYIIDEEKRLNDLSNNSLQKKIKSVLDKIQRPRGSSVITWTI; this is encoded by the exons ATGGAGTCTGTACTGTGGTTAGCCTTGATTTCAGCTGGGTGTCTGGCTAGTGTCGCG GCTGGTCCAGTTTCTAGGCAAAGCACGTTCGTAGAACTGGACGCACAGCTATTGGAACGCATTGAACAGACTACTGAGGAAATAGCAAGAAATTCAACAAGAGAATTCGTTGATCACGAAATTCAGGCCATGATTGATTTATTCATAGGAAATTTAAACATCACGATCGTCGAC TTACAGCAATATTCCAGTCTCCGGaatagttcaaattttgacgaTACGCAAATgaaagattttcaaaaaaaaggaTTGATAATGTATGAAAACACTGCAATAACCATAGATTACGTAGTATATAAAATCGGTGTTCTGACAAAGTCTATTGAGGAACTTGAACagcttgaaaaatatataattgacgaggaaaaa agATTAAATGATCTTTCCAATAATTCActacagaaaaaaattaaatcagttTTGGACAAAATACAG CGACCAAGAGGTTCATCGGTAATCACGTGGACCATTTGA